The genomic interval TATCGAGAAACACTTTGGTGGCAAGCCGGTGCTCAAGGGAATAGGGCTTGCGATGGCGGCGGGCAGCGTCACCGCCCTGATAGGCCCCTCTGGCAGCGGCAAGAGCACACTGCTTCGCTGTGTGAATCTGCTGGAGCGACCGGATGCGGGGCAGCTGGTGCTGGGGGGGAGCGAGCTCGACTTCTCCCATCATCTGTCACGGCAAAGCGTGCTGGCCCTGCGCCAGCAGACCGGCATGGTGTTTCAGAACTTCCAGCTGTTTCCGCACATGACGGTGCTGGAAAACGTGATGGAGGGGCTGGTGACAGTGCTGAAGTGGCCAAAGGAGAAGGCGAAGGCGCGCGGCCTGCAACTGCTCGACAAGGTGGGGCTCAGGCACAAGGCCGAGGCGGTGCCCGCTACCCTCTCAGGGGGCCAGCAGCAGAGAGTCGCCATAGCCCGGGCGCTGGCACCGGCGCCCAAGGTGCTGCTCTGTGACGAGCCCACCTCGGCGCTGGATCCCGAGCTCGCCCAGGAGGTGGTGGCGGTGCTGCGCCAGCTGGCACGCGAAGGCACTACCATGCTGATCGCCACCCATGATCTGCGCCTCGCGGCCCAGATAGCGCAACAGGTGATCTTTCTGGAAGCGGGGGAGGTGGTGGAGGCGGGCAGTGCGCGCCAGATGTTCACCACCCCCAAGCGGGCGCGCACCTTCGAATACATCTCCACCCTGA from Aeromonas rivipollensis carries:
- a CDS encoding amino acid ABC transporter ATP-binding protein; translation: MIRLSGIEKHFGGKPVLKGIGLAMAAGSVTALIGPSGSGKSTLLRCVNLLERPDAGQLVLGGSELDFSHHLSRQSVLALRQQTGMVFQNFQLFPHMTVLENVMEGLVTVLKWPKEKAKARGLQLLDKVGLRHKAEAVPATLSGGQQQRVAIARALAPAPKVLLCDEPTSALDPELAQEVVAVLRQLAREGTTMLIATHDLRLAAQIAQQVIFLEAGEVVEAGSARQMFTTPKRARTFEYISTLTERLPESWSI